A single region of the Arthrobacter sp. zg-Y20 genome encodes:
- the hemE gene encoding uroporphyrinogen decarboxylase, with the protein MTLSATHPLQDGRTADSPLITAYRGGKPSRRPVWFMRQAGRSLPEYLQARQGIGMLESCLRPELAAEITLQPVRRHDVDAGIFFSDIVIPLKLAGVDVDIVPGVGPVLGSPVRTAADVAALPKLTEEALEPIREAVRLTVAELGSKPLIGFAGAPFTLAAYMVEGKPSRDHLGPRTMMHADPDAWQALTNWAADASGMFLRAQLEAGASAGQLFDSWAGSLGLADYVKHVAPASARALDHVRGLGAPLVHFGTGTSELLVAMRDVGVDVVGVDYRLPLDEANRRLGGTTPLQGNIDPALLSAPWPILEAHVRDVLAAGASAPGHVVNLGHGVPPETDAAVLTRVVELIHSVEP; encoded by the coding sequence TATGGTTCATGCGTCAGGCCGGACGGTCCCTGCCTGAATACCTGCAGGCCCGGCAGGGGATCGGCATGCTGGAATCCTGCCTGCGGCCGGAGCTGGCAGCGGAGATCACCCTGCAGCCGGTTCGCCGCCACGACGTGGATGCCGGCATTTTCTTCTCCGACATTGTGATTCCGCTGAAGCTGGCCGGCGTGGACGTGGACATTGTCCCCGGCGTCGGACCCGTCCTCGGGTCGCCCGTGCGCACTGCGGCCGACGTCGCCGCCCTGCCGAAGCTGACCGAAGAGGCGCTGGAACCCATCCGCGAAGCGGTTCGGCTGACCGTCGCGGAACTGGGCAGCAAGCCGCTGATCGGATTCGCCGGTGCCCCGTTCACCCTTGCCGCCTACATGGTGGAAGGCAAGCCCTCACGGGACCACTTGGGCCCGCGCACCATGATGCACGCCGACCCTGATGCATGGCAGGCGCTGACCAACTGGGCGGCTGACGCCTCGGGCATGTTCCTGCGCGCGCAGCTTGAAGCCGGTGCCAGTGCCGGGCAGCTCTTCGACTCCTGGGCCGGTTCCCTGGGCCTGGCTGACTACGTCAAACATGTGGCGCCCGCCTCGGCGCGCGCCCTGGACCATGTGCGCGGCCTCGGCGCACCCCTGGTGCACTTCGGTACCGGCACCTCGGAACTGCTGGTAGCCATGCGCGACGTCGGCGTGGACGTGGTAGGCGTGGACTACCGGCTGCCGCTGGACGAAGCCAACCGCCGGCTCGGGGGCACGACGCCGCTGCAGGGCAACATTGATCCGGCACTGCTCAGCGCCCCCTGGCCCATCCTCGAAGCGCACGTGCGCGACGTCCTCGCCGCCGGTGCCTCCGCCCCGGGGCACGTGGTCAACCTGGGCCACGGCGTGCCGCCGGAAACCGATGCCGCCGTACTGACGCGGGTGGTTGAACTGATTCATTCGGTGGAGCCGTAA